From a single Aggregatilinea lenta genomic region:
- a CDS encoding mechanosensitive ion channel family protein — MEIDFSEAIEQLQSMINGLIRLLPNILVALLVFGLFYVASRWVRVVVIRVSDRTRRSVNLGLVLGRLSQWFTVLMGILIASVIVFPNFSPAQVIQLLGIGSVAIGFAFRDILQNFLSGILLLLTEPFRIGDQIVVNDFEGTVEEIQTRATTIRTYDGRRVVIPNAALYTGAVIVNTAFEVRRLEYDVGIGYGDNIQQAKSIILEVLGQIDEVLVDPAPDVLAIELADFSVTLRVRWWIRPPRKRDALDSRDLVLCGIKQSLLEHGIDLPFPTQQLLFHDQTEVGDGDRARQREGWPAGRGAVPGSRRSTSG, encoded by the coding sequence TTTCGGAAGCGATAGAACAACTTCAATCCATGATCAACGGGCTGATCCGCCTGCTGCCTAATATCCTCGTGGCGCTGCTGGTGTTTGGCCTGTTTTACGTTGCGTCCAGGTGGGTGCGTGTGGTCGTCATCCGCGTGTCGGACCGCACGCGCCGGAGCGTGAACCTGGGGTTGGTGCTGGGGCGACTCTCGCAGTGGTTCACGGTGCTCATGGGCATCTTGATCGCCTCGGTGATCGTCTTCCCCAACTTCTCGCCCGCCCAGGTAATCCAGCTGCTCGGCATCGGCAGCGTGGCGATCGGCTTCGCCTTCCGCGACATCCTGCAAAATTTCCTGTCCGGCATCCTGCTGCTGCTTACCGAGCCGTTTCGCATCGGCGACCAGATCGTGGTCAACGACTTCGAAGGCACGGTCGAGGAGATCCAGACCCGCGCCACGACTATCCGCACCTACGATGGCCGCCGGGTCGTGATCCCCAACGCCGCGCTGTACACGGGGGCGGTGATAGTCAACACGGCGTTCGAGGTGCGCCGCCTGGAGTATGACGTCGGCATTGGCTACGGCGATAACATCCAGCAGGCCAAGTCTATCATTTTGGAGGTGTTGGGCCAGATCGACGAGGTGTTGGTCGATCCCGCGCCGGACGTGCTGGCGATCGAGCTGGCCGATTTCAGCGTGACGCTGCGCGTGCGCTGGTGGATCAGGCCGCCGCGCAAACGGGACGCGCTCGACTCGCGCGATCTGGTGCTGTGCGGGATCAAGCAAAGCCTGCTCGAACACGGCATCGATCTGCCGTTCCCCACCCAGCAGCTTTTGTTCCACGACCAGACGGAGGTGGGCGACGGCGATCGCGCCCGGCAGCGTGAAGGCTGGCCCGCGGGCCGTGGCGCTGTACCGGGGTCGCGCCGCAGCACGTCCGGGTAA
- a CDS encoding FHA domain-containing protein — protein MAQEKGVMDLYADFIRYRQRGQNGDQAWRGLSDDLQHLSQREVMRLMSLIRVWEATDGCAYKPFPCSPLRPLASSEDDSATPRVIRRITPISARPSLPHTSLVQPFFETPSADPQRVIRPIVKTTSTFSDDMVLYFHVAGYAEPIRIRPYHAPMIIGRYAPESSVMPDINLEPYGAAQCGMSRLHAELCRQGSALVISDMNSVNHTYVNGEALSLKETRVLKDGDDLRFGTLVVRVQFGTEKNA, from the coding sequence GTGGCTCAAGAAAAAGGTGTGATGGATCTTTACGCCGATTTCATCCGCTACCGGCAGCGGGGGCAGAACGGCGATCAGGCCTGGCGCGGTCTTTCCGACGACCTCCAGCACCTGAGCCAGCGCGAGGTCATGCGCCTGATGTCGCTCATCCGCGTGTGGGAAGCCACCGACGGCTGCGCGTACAAGCCGTTCCCGTGCAGCCCGCTGCGCCCGCTTGCCAGTTCTGAAGACGACTCCGCCACGCCGCGCGTCATCCGGCGCATCACACCAATAAGCGCCAGGCCGTCCCTGCCGCATACCAGTCTGGTCCAGCCGTTTTTCGAGACGCCCTCTGCCGACCCGCAGCGGGTGATCCGGCCTATCGTCAAGACCACCAGCACCTTTTCCGACGACATGGTGTTGTATTTTCATGTAGCTGGCTATGCCGAGCCGATCCGCATCCGGCCCTATCACGCCCCGATGATCATTGGGCGCTACGCGCCGGAAAGCTCGGTGATGCCGGACATCAACCTGGAGCCTTACGGCGCGGCGCAGTGCGGAATGTCGCGGCTCCACGCGGAGTTGTGCCGCCAGGGAAGCGCGCTGGTGATTTCGGACATGAACAGCGTGAACCACACGTACGTGAACGGCGAGGCGCTGTCGCTCAAGGAAACGCGCGTGCTGAAGGACGGCGACGATCTGCGCTTTGGCACCCTGGTCGTACGCGTGCAGTTTGGCACTGAGAAAAACGCATAA
- a CDS encoding threonine/serine exporter family protein codes for MSTLALIEQGFWAFVATLGFAVLFNVPTRMLLVCGVAGALGHMWKRVLMAHGIDVVTSTFVGAMVVGLVGYTQARFFHMPRLIFTVTGIIPMVPGVPAFETMVYFMRDDISTGLETLVRAGLIGGAIAVGLVTARLLVSFGDRDNMEHPRGLWQRSMLQMHTGHARED; via the coding sequence ATGAGCACACTTGCACTGATCGAACAGGGGTTTTGGGCGTTCGTGGCGACGCTGGGCTTCGCCGTGCTGTTCAACGTGCCGACGCGCATGCTGCTGGTGTGCGGCGTGGCGGGCGCGCTGGGGCACATGTGGAAGCGGGTGCTGATGGCGCACGGCATCGACGTGGTGACGTCCACGTTCGTCGGGGCGATGGTGGTCGGGCTGGTGGGCTATACGCAGGCGCGCTTCTTCCACATGCCGCGCCTGATCTTCACCGTGACGGGTATCATCCCGATGGTGCCCGGCGTCCCGGCGTTCGAGACGATGGTCTACTTCATGCGCGACGATATTTCGACCGGGCTGGAGACGCTGGTGCGGGCCGGCCTGATCGGTGGGGCGATTGCGGTCGGGTTGGTGACAGCCCGCCTGCTGGTGTCGTTTGGGGATCGGGATAATATGGAACACCCGCGCGGATTGTGGCAGCGCAGTATGCTCCAGATGCACACGGGCCACGCCAGGGAAGATTAG
- a CDS encoding threonine/serine exporter family protein — protein sequence MPDDIILPGESHAFEADPVTQADAPQLSRDELSELVDIVLLAGQAMLHSGAANFRTEQTMAQIGLGMGADRLELFVTTSGIIATAVSGSEQRTRVERVGPLGVNMAQVTGFNRLSRYMSLIGGALPATRRQIMEIKARPRELPAWATIPAVGIACGAFAQNLGGGWGEFAAATLGAALAQWTRLRLHALGVSAYALTVVSAFMAVLAAWIVCQIADCPRPDLAAAASVLLLVPGVPLVTSVIDLANHDMVSGLARAALSFLLALSIGVGVMLALWVTGLRILP from the coding sequence ATGCCTGACGACATCATTCTTCCTGGGGAGAGTCACGCCTTCGAGGCCGATCCGGTGACGCAGGCGGATGCGCCGCAGCTCAGCCGCGACGAACTGAGCGAGCTGGTCGATATCGTGCTGCTGGCCGGGCAGGCGATGCTGCATTCCGGCGCGGCGAATTTTCGCACCGAGCAAACGATGGCGCAGATTGGGCTGGGCATGGGCGCGGATCGGCTGGAGCTGTTCGTGACCACGTCCGGCATCATCGCCACGGCGGTCAGCGGCAGCGAGCAGCGCACCCGCGTGGAGCGGGTGGGGCCGCTGGGCGTCAACATGGCGCAGGTGACCGGTTTCAACCGTCTCTCGCGTTACATGTCGCTGATCGGCGGCGCGCTGCCTGCCACGCGGCGGCAGATCATGGAAATCAAGGCGCGCCCGCGCGAGCTGCCCGCCTGGGCCACGATCCCGGCGGTGGGCATCGCCTGCGGTGCGTTCGCGCAGAACCTCGGCGGCGGCTGGGGCGAGTTCGCGGCGGCGACGCTGGGCGCGGCGCTGGCCCAATGGACGCGCCTGCGGCTGCACGCGCTGGGCGTCAGCGCCTACGCGCTGACGGTCGTTTCGGCGTTCATGGCCGTGCTGGCCGCATGGATCGTGTGCCAGATCGCCGACTGTCCGCGCCCGGACCTCGCGGCGGCGGCGTCGGTGCTGCTGCTGGTGCCCGGCGTGCCGCTGGTGACCTCGGTGATCGACCTCGCCAATCACGACATGGTGTCGGGCCTGGCACGGGCGGCGCTGTCGTTTCTGCTGGCGCTGAGCATCGGCGTCGGCGTGATGCTGGCGCTGTGGGTGACCGGGCTGCGGATTTTGCCATGA
- a CDS encoding methylglyoxal synthase: protein MTDTVARMPDRKRIALVAHDERKQDLLEWCKFNRGTLSLHELCGTGTTATIIANALGLEVTPLKSGPLGGDQQLGAKIVQSEIDVLIFFWDPLGTHPHDPDVRALLRVATMQNIPVAPNRSTADFILSSPLMREPYDRHVYDYEMRLKRERIVEQVHLPTK from the coding sequence ATGACCGATACTGTCGCGCGGATGCCGGACCGGAAACGGATCGCCCTGGTGGCCCACGACGAGCGCAAACAGGATCTGCTCGAATGGTGCAAGTTTAACCGGGGCACGCTCAGCCTCCACGAGCTGTGCGGCACGGGCACGACGGCGACCATCATCGCCAACGCGCTGGGGCTGGAAGTGACGCCGTTGAAAAGCGGCCCGCTCGGCGGCGACCAGCAGCTTGGCGCGAAGATCGTCCAGTCGGAGATCGACGTGCTGATCTTCTTCTGGGATCCGCTCGGAACGCACCCGCACGATCCCGACGTGCGCGCGCTGCTGCGCGTGGCGACCATGCAGAACATCCCCGTCGCGCCCAACCGCTCCACGGCGGATTTCATCTTGTCGTCGCCGCTGATGCGCGAGCCTTATGACCGGCACGTGTACGACTACGAAATGCGCCTCAAGCGCGAGCGCATCGTCGAGCAGGTGCACCTGCCCACGAAATGA
- a CDS encoding ABC transporter permease, whose amino-acid sequence MAALFRIRTRKIARDIAARKIRTLLVSASIFIGVLGVVILTTLGQLLTRQMQKDLRAGELAMFRIFLDTPATFTGDMLAPLENLRTWPGVTDAEGQAVYEFAWHLPGEQTFRAGQIFAFTEPFGSINLEPIRLLDGSYPRVGEHEIAVEQRMAEHYGLHIGDTLVVEMAGVMGRPQEAWRIVGLIYQPYVYLGSEGAESNVYAAFDDAQRIVGFQGLSSIYLRFESFATARQQARDIRPYVNDETPYRIAFTLTDDPEQNLYVVGARRFSSILTILGVVAMIVSSFLVTNVISTVITEQRRQIGAMKALGATTFDIFVIYIGTALAYGLIGTIPGVIAGAFIGREAAIAAAPLANVILEDATPPLGAIGLGIALGLGVPVLASLPPILNGLRVTILEAMTDQGLQARYGRGFVAWVVPRLPFGPIVRQALNSILQRWTRLALTMMSLALAVAAFMGVFAVFHTLDRVVTGMRETLNYEVTTDVQALELLRIAQGIPAAEDEIREIEPGVAIKVQANPQEEVPADGGADVVAAEDDGIFVTGVAASNLPDLKLESDLTWADLTPDSIIITPQIASRLDMSVGDTLHLTMGANAHDFQIVALADFPLETAFMEWQALADFVGEVQEAPQPNAYWTQVQIDAGGEGLRSRDVWAVGIDEQVGGALVSTFDPEEPGLIVSEALANVGELAVGDEITVRTSEDEQSFPILQIVDITASQIQLFAQDVPEDVLDQGTQMEVIALYWETLETLQGIDYRTASPEMFYIDLDQPDSFALTIPRYTPLAVHKNQLAVTDTIAQTIVSVGWVMGVAAGLMALVGGIGLLTITAIGVVERRREIGVMRSVGATSAIIVRQFLIEGVIVGVVAWAIGVPLSMALSDMLIQAAPFREVIPADYPSYVPGVGLVSMLALTIAATLYPALAAARMTIAEILRYQ is encoded by the coding sequence TTGGCCGCACTGTTTAGAATCCGGACACGCAAGATTGCGCGCGATATCGCCGCGCGCAAAATTCGTACACTCCTGGTCAGCGCAAGTATCTTCATCGGGGTGCTGGGGGTGGTCATCCTGACCACCCTGGGGCAGCTTCTGACGCGCCAGATGCAAAAGGATCTGCGGGCCGGCGAGCTGGCAATGTTCCGCATCTTCCTGGACACCCCCGCCACGTTCACCGGCGATATGCTCGCGCCCCTGGAGAATCTGCGCACCTGGCCGGGCGTGACCGACGCCGAAGGCCAGGCGGTGTACGAGTTTGCGTGGCACCTGCCGGGCGAGCAGACCTTCCGCGCCGGGCAGATCTTCGCCTTTACCGAGCCGTTCGGCTCGATCAACCTGGAACCGATCCGCCTGCTGGATGGCAGCTATCCCAGGGTCGGCGAGCACGAGATCGCCGTCGAGCAGCGCATGGCGGAGCATTACGGGCTGCATATTGGTGACACGCTGGTCGTGGAGATGGCGGGCGTGATGGGGCGGCCCCAGGAAGCATGGCGCATCGTCGGCCTGATCTACCAGCCCTACGTGTACCTGGGTAGTGAGGGCGCAGAAAGCAACGTCTACGCCGCGTTCGACGACGCGCAGCGCATCGTCGGCTTCCAGGGCCTCAGCTCGATCTACCTGCGCTTCGAGAGCTTCGCCACCGCCCGCCAGCAGGCGCGCGACATCCGCCCCTACGTCAACGACGAGACGCCCTACCGCATCGCCTTCACCCTGACCGACGACCCGGAGCAAAACCTGTACGTGGTCGGCGCGCGGCGCTTCAGCAGCATCCTGACCATCCTCGGCGTTGTGGCGATGATCGTGTCGAGCTTTCTGGTCACCAACGTGATCTCGACCGTTATCACCGAGCAGCGGCGGCAGATCGGGGCGATGAAAGCGCTGGGCGCGACCACGTTCGACATCTTCGTCATTTACATCGGCACGGCCCTGGCCTACGGGCTGATCGGCACCATTCCCGGTGTGATCGCGGGCGCGTTCATTGGCCGTGAAGCCGCCATCGCCGCTGCCCCGCTGGCGAACGTTATCCTCGAAGACGCCACGCCGCCGCTGGGGGCCATCGGCCTGGGGATCGCGCTGGGCCTGGGCGTGCCGGTGCTCGCCTCGCTGCCGCCCATCCTCAACGGCCTGCGTGTGACGATTCTGGAGGCCATGACCGACCAGGGCCTTCAGGCGCGCTATGGGCGCGGCTTCGTCGCGTGGGTGGTGCCCAGGCTGCCCTTCGGGCCGATCGTCCGGCAGGCGTTGAACAGCATCTTGCAGCGCTGGACGAGACTGGCTCTCACGATGATGTCGCTGGCGCTGGCCGTCGCGGCGTTCATGGGTGTGTTCGCGGTGTTCCACACGCTCGACCGGGTGGTGACCGGCATGCGCGAGACGCTCAACTACGAGGTCACCACCGACGTGCAGGCACTGGAGCTGCTGCGCATCGCGCAGGGCATCCCCGCCGCCGAAGACGAGATCCGCGAGATCGAGCCGGGCGTGGCGATCAAGGTGCAGGCCAATCCCCAGGAGGAAGTGCCCGCAGACGGCGGCGCGGACGTGGTCGCCGCAGAGGATGACGGCATCTTCGTGACAGGCGTCGCCGCCTCGAACCTGCCCGACCTCAAGCTGGAATCGGACCTCACCTGGGCAGATCTCACCCCGGACAGCATCATCATCACGCCGCAGATCGCCAGCCGCCTCGACATGTCGGTGGGCGACACGCTGCACCTGACGATGGGCGCCAACGCGCACGACTTCCAGATCGTTGCGCTGGCGGATTTTCCGCTCGAAACCGCGTTCATGGAGTGGCAGGCTCTGGCCGACTTCGTGGGCGAAGTGCAGGAAGCGCCGCAGCCGAACGCTTACTGGACGCAGGTGCAGATCGACGCGGGCGGCGAGGGGCTGCGCTCGCGCGATGTGTGGGCGGTCGGCATCGACGAACAGGTCGGCGGCGCGCTGGTGTCCACCTTCGACCCGGAGGAGCCGGGCCTGATCGTCAGCGAGGCCCTGGCCAACGTAGGCGAGCTGGCCGTGGGCGATGAGATCACCGTGCGCACCAGCGAGGACGAGCAGAGCTTCCCCATCCTGCAGATCGTGGACATCACGGCCAGCCAGATCCAGTTGTTTGCGCAGGATGTGCCGGAGGACGTGCTCGACCAGGGCACGCAGATGGAAGTGATCGCGCTCTATTGGGAGACGCTCGAAACGCTGCAAGGCATCGACTATCGCACCGCCTCGCCGGAAATGTTCTACATCGACCTGGACCAGCCGGACAGCTTCGCGCTGACCATCCCGCGCTATACGCCGCTGGCCGTGCACAAGAACCAGCTCGCCGTGACGGACACCATCGCGCAGACGATCGTCAGCGTGGGCTGGGTGATGGGCGTCGCCGCCGGACTGATGGCGCTGGTGGGCGGCATCGGGCTGCTGACCATCACCGCGATCGGCGTCGTCGAGCGGCGGCGCGAGATCGGCGTGATGCGTTCGGTAGGCGCGACGTCGGCGATCATCGTGCGGCAGTTCCTGATCGAAGGCGTGATCGTGGGCGTCGTCGCGTGGGCCATCGGCGTGCCGCTCAGCATGGCCTTGAGCGACATGCTGATCCAGGCCGCGCCGTTCCGCGAGGTCATCCCCGCCGACTACCCCTCCTACGTGCCGGGCGTAGGTCTGGTCAGCATGCTGGCGCTGACGATCGCCGCCACGCTCTATCCCGCCCTGGCCGCCGCGCGCATGACCATCGCGGAAATTCTGCGCTACCAGTAA
- a CDS encoding polysaccharide deacetylase family protein: MHTRNHLQPSRTLRVVALLLLVAWIFASAAHTRADETRRRLRLPILMYHYVSAPPDDADKYRLDLSVTPDHFAAQLAWLRDNGYRTVSLDDAYAALARGRPLPSKAVVLTFDDGYEDAYEHAFPLLRQFGMTGTFFVVTEWIDEGRPGYLTWAQAREMVAAGMSIQSHSLSHPDLANGCDYDCLVYQILGSVETIQAETGVRPRFFCYPSGRYDDAVMQVAAQVGIVAAVTTQGGTLHTSDRLMELKRVRIRGTTSVNAFAWLVSEWRGESTASGE; encoded by the coding sequence ATGCATACTCGCAACCACCTCCAACCTTCCCGCACGCTGCGCGTTGTAGCCCTGCTGCTGCTCGTCGCGTGGATCTTCGCGTCCGCCGCGCACACCCGCGCCGACGAGACCCGCCGCCGCCTGCGCCTGCCGATCCTGATGTATCACTACGTCAGCGCGCCGCCCGACGACGCCGACAAGTACCGGCTGGACCTGTCCGTGACGCCGGATCACTTCGCGGCACAGCTCGCATGGCTGCGCGATAACGGGTACCGCACCGTGTCCCTGGACGACGCCTACGCCGCGCTGGCGCGGGGCCGTCCGCTGCCATCGAAGGCCGTCGTACTGACGTTCGACGACGGCTACGAGGACGCCTACGAGCACGCGTTCCCGCTCCTGCGGCAGTTCGGCATGACCGGCACGTTCTTCGTGGTCACGGAATGGATCGACGAGGGGCGGCCCGGCTATCTCACCTGGGCGCAGGCGCGCGAGATGGTCGCTGCCGGAATGTCGATCCAGAGCCATAGCCTCAGCCACCCCGATCTCGCCAACGGCTGCGACTACGACTGCCTCGTGTACCAGATCCTGGGCAGCGTGGAGACGATCCAGGCGGAAACAGGCGTGCGGCCCCGCTTCTTCTGCTACCCCAGCGGGCGTTATGACGACGCCGTGATGCAGGTCGCGGCGCAGGTGGGCATCGTGGCGGCGGTCACCACCCAGGGCGGCACGCTGCACACCAGCGACCGGCTGATGGAGCTGAAGCGCGTGCGGATTCGGGGCACGACCAGCGTCAATGCGTTCGCGTGGCTGGTCAGCGAGTGGCGCGGCGAATCGACGGCGTCAGGGGAATAA
- a CDS encoding ATP-binding protein has product MACLPKPDPIQLAETAVAFANTDGGAIVIGLDGDGAYSGPVADDTLDRALGELPDRCLPLIELRRDTVETPDGPALVVRIARSPRVHAMQDGRVFGRTCTGNRLLDGTEIRRLVTARALGDFEAEIVPGATPADLDPELLADYLLRRAQRLGGPVRGNEPDLLIRSGVITSEFGVTVAGMLLFGREPSRWLPDGGAVFKRSLGATSAGGPAVERHFDGPLVALVEALWDAIRQQMREPADGTPAEDYPAGAVREALINAVCHRDYRLRGDRIEVHLYADRLEITSPGGLPGFLGLNHLTDGRFCRNPRLVWGLYHWGYVEASGSGVTRMNALCDEHALPRPRFNAGEYAVTVRLVKARVTSNEPPGAPGGNGSARDLNPRQQRALEVVAQNGSITLREFQTIFRDFRPAVLHQDLTRLVDCGRLRKVGSRLSPYYILA; this is encoded by the coding sequence GTGGCATGTCTGCCAAAGCCGGACCCTATACAGCTTGCCGAAACCGCCGTCGCGTTTGCCAACACCGACGGCGGCGCGATTGTGATCGGGCTTGACGGCGACGGCGCGTACTCCGGCCCGGTCGCGGACGACACGCTGGATCGCGCGCTGGGCGAGCTGCCCGATCGCTGCCTGCCCCTCATCGAGCTGCGCCGCGACACCGTCGAGACGCCGGATGGCCCCGCGCTGGTGGTGCGCATCGCGCGCAGTCCGCGCGTGCACGCCATGCAGGATGGCCGCGTCTTCGGGCGGACCTGCACCGGCAACCGCCTGCTCGACGGCACGGAGATTCGCCGCCTGGTGACGGCGCGGGCGCTCGGCGATTTTGAGGCGGAGATCGTGCCGGGCGCGACGCCCGCCGACCTCGACCCGGAGCTGCTGGCGGACTATTTGCTGCGCCGCGCGCAGCGGCTCGGCGGTCCCGTGCGCGGCAACGAGCCGGATCTGCTGATCCGCTCCGGCGTGATCACGTCCGAGTTCGGCGTGACCGTGGCCGGGATGCTGCTGTTTGGCCGCGAACCGTCGCGCTGGCTGCCGGACGGCGGGGCGGTGTTCAAACGCTCGCTGGGCGCGACCTCTGCGGGGGGGCCTGCCGTCGAGCGCCATTTCGACGGGCCGCTGGTGGCGCTGGTCGAGGCGCTGTGGGACGCGATCCGGCAGCAGATGCGCGAGCCTGCTGACGGTACGCCCGCCGAGGACTACCCCGCCGGAGCCGTGCGCGAGGCGCTGATCAATGCCGTGTGCCACCGCGACTACCGGCTGCGCGGCGACCGCATCGAGGTGCACCTGTACGCCGACCGGCTGGAGATCACCAGCCCCGGCGGACTGCCCGGCTTCCTGGGCCTGAACCATCTCACGGATGGCCGCTTCTGCCGCAATCCGCGCCTGGTGTGGGGCCTGTACCACTGGGGCTACGTCGAGGCGTCGGGGTCCGGCGTGACGCGTATGAACGCGCTGTGCGACGAGCACGCGCTGCCCCGGCCTCGCTTCAACGCGGGCGAGTACGCGGTAACGGTCCGGCTGGTGAAGGCGCGCGTCACGTCGAACGAGCCGCCCGGCGCACCCGGCGGGAACGGGTCCGCGCGCGACCTGAATCCGCGCCAGCAGCGTGCGCTGGAGGTCGTCGCGCAGAACGGCAGCATCACCCTGCGCGAGTTCCAGACGATTTTCCGCGACTTCCGCCCCGCCGTGCTGCACCAGGACCTGACGCGGCTGGTGGACTGCGGACGACTGCGCAAGGTCGGCTCGCGCCTCAGCCCGTATTACATTCTGGCGTAG